A region of the Gigantopelta aegis isolate Gae_Host chromosome 11, Gae_host_genome, whole genome shotgun sequence genome:
taccataatctagaagccctgatagaTATATCACTATTTCATTGGATTCATCGTTTTGTTTtcctggcagaaaccctgggaGGGATCAGGCACTACTGTTATTACTTTCAGTCCACTGGGTctaaacattgaatatcactagccatgggaatggggctaccataatctagaagccttgatAGATATATCACTATTTCATTGGATTCATCGTTTTGTCTtcctggcagaaaccctgggaGGGATCAGGCACTACTGTTATTACTTTCAGTCCACTGGGTCTAAACCCTGGGAGGGATCAGGCACTACTGTTATTACTTTCAGTCCACTGGGTctaaacattgaatatcactagccatgggagtggggctaccataatctagaagccttgatAGATATATCACTATTTCATTGGATTCATCGTTTTGTCTtcctggcagaaaccctgggaGGGATCAGGCACTACTGTTATTACTTTCAGTCCACTGGGTCTAAACCCTGGGAGGGATCAGGCACTACTGTTATTACTTTCAGTCCATTGGGTCTAAACAATTAATCCTctacagtttgttttttgtttaacgacaccactagagcacattgattaattaatcatcggctattggatgttaaatatttggtaattctgattcataGTCAttacaggaaacctgctaaatctttcctaatgcaggaagggatcttttaaatatgcactttcccacagacaggatagcacataccacggcctttgatataccagtcgtagtgcactggctggaacaagaaacagtccaatgggtccactgacagggatcgatcccacatcgaccgcacatcaagcgagcactttaccaccagaCCACATCCCACCCCATATCCTTTACACagacaaattttaaataaaattttactttgtGGATTGTGGATATACCAAGGGTCAACCCAAAGAGGTTTTTTTAGGGAGGGTCCAACAGTAAAAGGGCACATGACACAACTCCCTGATAACGAGCACTTAAATGAaaatcataaatatattttaccgAAATGGGGAAATTAAATTTTTAGGGGGTTAGGGGCATTGGTTTGCCCATGTATGATAAATAAGTGTCTCCCTCACCAAACAATCAATTCTGGAATAGACCAGGGGACTAATTTACAAAGGTCTCTtaagctctgctagacaacaaagcatcctctttgtaagtcttttagcattgcaaaGTTGCAagaatttagtgaattaggcccctgaacaTTTCTACATCTTTGGAATCAGAATAGATAAATTCACATGCATTCTAAGAcaaaaaagtttagcaatttggtacgAAGTCCTGCACTGTACTTTAACCTCAAAGCTACATTCATTAATATGACAGTTACGCATTTCATTTTGCtttgaaaatctcctgttatTTATACTACCGAATGATGCATCGATTAAACccaatgtttgatttcaataatGTGACAGTTGCGCATTTTATTCTGTATTGAAAATCTCCCGTTATTTATACTGACGAATGATGCATCGATTAAATCCGATTTAATTTAagggttttcttttcttcaagcacttttaccaaattgctaaactttttGTCTTAGACCCGCTTTCCATTAACGCAATTTTTGCATGCGATTTATCATGTGCGTTTCATCACATGAAAATGCAATTTTCCATAACCGCATTTTCACAAGCGgattacaatacaaaatttgaCATCATTGTACTTTTAAGCCTCTTATAAATACTTCGCGTTGCAATATCACCACGCTGAAAAACATGCACACGGATAAAATCGTTCATTATCGACATTATTTTCTCAGCGTACTGATTCTTATATGCAGAATTGTTTTATGCTGTATATATGTACTGCATTGATGAACTTGTGCACGAAATTGTGTCAAAGTAAAGCGAGCCTTAGTATATAATACACAAACATGAATACAAAAcactgggttgtcatgccacgaccagaagcagtcaggccctatgggcaacctagggagacaccccagcattaaataggtctaattaacgagctactctcgactcactaaaaCCAAAACCTATGTTAGCTCTTGATCTTTCTTTTTTGACCGACCGCTAAAAactgcgccaaatttccttaatcaaaattgcacaccttttctctttggcatttttttgctccttcaaaattccatagcaccactaCCCACtcccccgcctgttaccgaccacggtcaggctgctggtgctcccttgcacctgccagtgcaggtggtccctcctccttcccatccccacctttcctgtcctgaacaGAAAAGCCGGCCAGGGTTGGCTCTTGTgcccctatgacctgacctgacctgacctgatcagTAAACAACTGTACATTTATGATTTAAGTAAAAAGCGTTTTGGGCAACAAAGATCAATCAAAAGGCTACTCAATCAATAAATATCGCAATGGAACCATTGCTAcggtaacattaaaataaatgatatgtatatCACAAAGACATGGCAACCAAGGTCCCATACAAACTAAAAACGGACATGttattttcattacaaaatataCCTCAGTATTTTCAAGTACAACAAAAAATTGTTTCGTGATGAGAAGAACCGTGCACGTGATTTAAATTGGAaggtctgaaaaacaaaactttgtgCTACTGAAAAGTCTGTGGTAAAGAAACAATGAAGTATAATTAAAAGAATATATCAgctttttaaagaaataaacggtaacaaaatatcacaaaatgttaacattcatGAAAGTGAATGAAATACTTGGTATCAAATGAAAACACTATTTGATGGCTAaggatatacatacatataaatttaaaatagttttgtttctcAATGAACTTGGGTTTACCTATGTAAGTtgttatatcattattattttctttttaatcaataatttttttttttattattattatttacttccgtatttatttatttcattctttTCCTACTttgatgtgatttttttttttttttttttttatattaattacaataaaatagatCAATAAATTACAAAGGAAAGAATTACATACACATGTGTGcgtgcacacacatgcacacgcacacagatttttatttcattatttttgtttttaaaaatgccaatgagaaacaaactatttttatgTGGCCTGATTACAGACATCAATGTTCTGTGTATGAATACACCTTCCATATCTTTcaaaacaatgacaacaaaaatatatatatataccatgatAAACAAGGAAAAGACTAGATATCACAACCTTTGTGTTTCAGAATTCTATGAGCAATatgaatgataaataaatatacaaaaaccATAAACTTAAAACAATCTGCAACTTCCTGCTTGATCAGTCACTCTATACTTGATTTGTTGTCATGAAAACAGTAAATTAGAATGAAGTGATTGGATATGTAGTAGTATCACCTTGTAAAATGTAGGTAATTGGCACTAAATGTGTAATATGTGTAATGTAAGTAGCAACAGAGGAAAAACTTACAATGGTCCAAAATTAACATTCACCTAATGGGAAAAAATCAGTGATCGGCTAGACTGAGTGGAAAaatgtccgctagactggtttacaCGCTTcttgttaaaccaaatggcaacgtcgggaaccaatcaaatagttcacgaacattagcaaaacgtttgctggctgaacatGGGGCTGACATcctttataattttaaattacggTTGTGAATGAGTTATTTCCCTTATCAAAAAGAATTAAATGTACCATATAATGTATGAGGTTATGTTCATTTCAAATAGTTTTCTGTccaattttattctattttacacCTCGTCTTTAcagtaatataattatgatactAATATAATTCAAAAAATTACAGAAAGAAAAATTAAGAAACATTCTTTCGAAgaactgtaaaaaaatatacCCTGACATTGCAATGTTTTCAAACATTAAAGCCATAACTCTTTAGTTAAACATACAATTCTAAACAACTACAAACACCAGACCCATGCTCATAAACATTTAGAATCTAGACTCATAAACTTTAACAacagggctgcagaaagtactcgcccactTGCCAAatgagtaaaaattctgacaaCTACCAGTCCAGCGGGCAATCTGTCTTTTTCTGATGGActggtttttgtggggtttggggttgttgttttttaagggGTTTTCTACAGAATGTGCGATTCTGCATCAGCCATGCcagaattccaaaccattcaaacaaatgGTTCAGAATGATGTTGaaatacacaatacatgtatcGCACTGACAATAGGTGACTTCAGAGTTCCAAATGCGACATTCTGGACAGAGCTAGTCAAAGGTCAATACTTCCAAGAAATGGCTTCTTTATGTTCAAATTATGTTGCCGGTGTGTTTTGATCAGATTGCTCTGTTAAATACTTACAggatgtcacttgaattttgtaatttcatataaaaaaaatctgaaaaacgTTGTCATTAccagaatatttcaaaatttattgaTTTCTCAATAAAGATCTGGCAGTAGACCAGTAGAAATTTtggcgggctagtaaatttgaGTTGGTTCTGGTTGTGgtggctagtgaaatatttagCATTTTTGCATCCCTATTTAACAACAATATCTTCAGACTTTTAATGTAAGGGCAACACTTACAAATTGTACGCACATGATATCTATCATTACTAATCTGAGTCTAGACCCTAAACTTTTATAAGCAAGGACCCAGGATTATCAGAAACTCATCGATTTGCAAGAAACGAAAATTTAAAAACCATTGCACttaatgtgtaaaataatggccCAAATACCCTGTAAAAGCCAACATATTTTACACAGTCTAATTACTAGCAATACTGGCTCCAAccacttgtaaatgtattaattttaatttatccTGCTACCACCGTTTCTGTTGACAgatggttgcaggataaaatgtattaaaaattattttttgcaaGGCGATCTATTTGCCGATCTTGCCAAGTGTAGAGTGGAGCGTGAATAATCACCTGCCTTTCCTGGCGAAGACTGATACACCTCACTCAGGAATATGGTCTGCTTCGGTTAGAACTGTAAACTGTAAACCTAAgctgaacaaaaaaacaaatctaaaaatataacAAGTGCAAGTAACGTAACACAAAAAGGTATTAAGTGGGAATAAACAGTAAacacaaattaacacattttaattctaTCATTCAAATGGAACAATGATCATCTGAGTATTATATCCTCACTGACTAAGTAACGCGTAGGAGCTGTTCCAGAACCATCACATGGTAGGGAGGGGGTGCAttgtaaattaatatttcatgcTAGATGGGCATGCTACAGATTCCAGCCAGTTATGAATTAATTCACTTTTTCGACTGGATGGGCTGatgtacaataatataaaaaattgggGGTTGGGGCCAAGTGACCACTCTACCCCTTGTGTTTGACacttaaatatatatctttttttaatttgttgggGTTATTTGAgggaaaaatataaaatagtgaGTGTACAATAATTTTCAGAATTGGGGGTGGGAGCCAAGTGACCACTCTGCCCCTTTGCATTTGacacttaaattatttattttttaatttgttggggttttgttttgttttgttgttttgggttttcttggggggggggggggggggggggaggggggaggttaaatttaaaaaaaatactgactggtaaatataattaaaataattccttTCCCAAATCCCTTTTTTTGTCCCTCTATCCTAATTCTTCAtgagtttgtttttttcatgaaCTTTGACCTtaacttttttcagtggtagcccacctggttagcaaggttgtaaaatctggtagccctccgtgaaaattggtagccccacaattttaataaataaacaaaaacaaaaagagagaaaaaagcaaaaacatttaggttttttttttttaggtgtttaagcatcttATTGACTGCGGAGTAACTGGAtgtgaaaaaaaattctagTAGCCCAGTGGACTACTGGGTTTAGATATCTGGTAGCCCGAGCAACAAATGAGTAGCCAAAACACCTTGGGCTATACTGCTACGGTGAAGCCCTGCAAGTATACTTAAACTGTCTTGCTGGTGTATATTATGTGTagacataaaatatacatatatgtatgcacatatttttgtttttatatttattattatattttaatgtaaatattatccCACTGTATCTAGACATCACATGGATATATAAATGATCTGTAAATGTCGCAATTCATcaaaaagaaacatttaattaaaatatatatatttaaataaataaaaatgaataataataaacaatgccTTCCAACCTTTCCACCCCGCCATGTGATCAGTTCCAGAACATCCCCCATGTTGTTTTCATAGGCACCAAAAGATTTAAGAGAACCTGACTGAGCTGTGACTTAACACAAGTATATATCAGCTGCACACATCACCATATATaacgaaataaaatataacaaatggCTGATATCActtctaaaacaataatacatgttcgaccaataatacaataataaaaaaattaacaaataatttcaCATGACATTGTATGAGAAGCATACTGACTTGTAATCTATGCCTGTTTGTTAACTCAGTAAAAAAATACTTCTTTTATCTTTAAGACAGATTATTCTATgattgctaattaaaaaaaaaaaattatcttagatgtgagaaagaaaaaaactactAAAAATTACCTAAATCTACTCTCCCCCTTTTACAATTCTTTGATCCGTCTTAAATTGTATTCACTTTAGCTGAAATTTGATATTCTGCTCatgattttatataaaaaaaaattataataataaaaataaacctgtCATGATTAAATGCTATAATTCTTACAAAGTTTACACttaaatatttgatttcatgctcattttaaaattaaacattatttttaaacttcATAATTCTTTGTTGACTTGTGGTATCACAATACCACAATCATCCAAACAATATACACAACTTTATGgaagaaaattaaatacatcAATTTATACACAATGTCAGAAAAATCACAAACTTAAATTCGATATACAATAATATTCATCTcaaatatagaaataaaaatttgaTATCTTGCTCATTTGGAAAAACGAACAAAAAACATCCAGGCATTATTACGATATATTCTTCTGTTTGTTGAAagagtattatatatttttatcaccATGAGGAATTTTGATTTCTTGCGGCAAGATATCATCAAGGAATAACTAGTTTTGGCAAGTACACATAAAACTCTATTGCCCACCAATCTCAATCATGCAtaagattaaagggacacacccaggtttttaaacactacagcatatttttcactattagagccatttacgatcactgaaatcaaacattacttatattttattgtttagattatccatttacatacaaccgaagtgttgctggtcatcctggtgtttctaataccacaaaatgcatttttcatattattttttttaaacatgtgcGTCTAAAAAAATAACAGTTATCGAGTCgcgtttagtctattttaaagggtatttcaacgtcaccgactcttgtttcactctgttggatgcaaatttgttacaggtctgtaaattaaccaaacttagtgtccagttttacgggttgaaattaaagtctaggtgaaaaatatgccttagtgtttaaaaactagggtctgtccctttaaaatatatcaaaaatcTGGAAACCCAAATAATTTGATTaacaagaaaaatgttttttaatttttaaaattcaggaACTAATCCAGAGATAGCTCACCATCCTGTCAAATACAGGAAGTCAATTCTGACAAAACTACTTTCCAAAAATAtatcatacatttttaattaaaatgggAAGCACAACACCCCTCAGCTATCTATGGATCAGTCCaagaaatttaatatttcatgacaAGCAAATGAGGCATCAGATCAGATCTTTATGAAAAAACATTTATCtgagaaaataatttcagtaataaaacaattaaaacaaaaaaattctcaAATTAGTATGTATAATCAACAGATTAGTGTTTTTTAAGTACTCTTTTAAACCTATCACCTCTAAATATTAAATGGACTACCCCACTGCAACCAAAATTGACAGCCCAGTTTAAAAATTAGAAGTGAAGTGTTTTATCATCTtagaaataattgaaaaaaatccaatgaaaagaaaataaataaaaaaaacatttctcaaaTATAAAGTCCATATAGTCAGTGAATCACTTCTAAATATTAAGATGGACTAGTCCATTACAACAAAAATAGACAGTCCAGATCAAAGATTAGAAATGAAATGTTTCATCACAAAGCCATGAGATTATCTCCCCTTACTTTAAATAAGGTCAACATCAACTGTTTCGTTTGCTCTTTCTTAGGAATGCaccaaggaaaaaaaaaaaaaaaaaaaaagaaaaaaaaggcaaaTGGCCTAACCTCACTCAGTTGTAAAACACAACataaaatattgcaataaataacCCATTCACCCGTTATCATAATTTAGACTTGCCCAGATAAACGGATTCGTCTACTACTGATGAATGAAAAGTATAGGTGGGAACAATCTTCCAACTCATTGTTGTAAACCTATGGAATACAAATGAGATCAAAACTCTTCATCGTCATCGTCGAAATCATCCCGACCACCTATTCGACTTTTACCGCATTCGTTGTCATGGCGACTGAAATGGCCGACCCAGCTTGACTGATGACCTGCACCGAGCCGGTCAGTTTGGCAGTCAGGGCCGTGCCATTCAGTTTGTCCGTCGTCACGGTAACCGTCTTCAAGCTGCCGTCTGCCGCCGAGTTGTGTTTCATCGATGCTGCGTTGATGCTGACGGCTGTGGCGGCAGTCGTTGTCAAGACGAATGCCTCCACCGTCGGCTTGTGTGCGACCGTCTTGATGGCCCCAGGGGGAAGAACTCCGGTGTGGAATTGGACGGGTTGCGCGGGGACCGTTATCTGATTGAGGGCCAGTTCTGTCGGGTGGTGGGCCGCGGTGTGATTGCGTAGCCCATTCAGCGTCTTGTAGCttttgttacagaaacatttgTACGACTTTTTAGctctagaaaaaaaaaatgtgtatcaCATTGCTACCATGTTAATGCACTGTGCCACACTTATGGCACAAATGACACATTTCGAAACATAACTATAGGTATGCAAAATTTTATAACAACTATGCAATTAACACTGGTGGATTTGTGGAATTCAGTGTTTTGGTGACAAGACTTTAATAGTAACTATATTTGCATCTACATACTCGGATGGATTTGTAGAATACAATATTTTGGTGACAAGactttaataataactatatttgtaTCTACATACTTGTGTGGATTTGTGGAATACAGTGTATTGGTGATGAGactttaataataactatatttgtaTCTACATACTTGGGTGGATTTGTGGAATACAGTGTTTTGGTTACAAAgactttaatattaataataacaactatatTTGTATCTACATACTTGGGTGGATTTGTGGAGTACAGTGTTTTGTTGAGGAGactttaataataactatatttgtaTCTACATACTTGGGTGGATTTGTGGAATACAGTGTTTTGGTGACGAGACTTTAATAATAACTACATTTGTATCTACATACTTGGGTGGATTTGTGGAATATAGTGTTTTGGTTACAAAGactttaataataactatatttgtaTCTACATACTCGGGTGGATTTGTGGAGTAGTGTTCTGGTTACAAAGactttaataataactatatttgtaTCTACATTCTCAAGTGGATTTGTGGAATACAGTGTTTTGGTTACAAAGactttaataataactatatttgtaTCTACATACTTGGGTGGATTTGTGGAATACAGTGTTTTGGTGATGAGactttaataataactatatttgtaTCTACATACTTGGGTGGATTTGTGGAATACAGTGTTTTGGTTACAAAGACTTTAATAACAACTATATTTGTATCTACATACTCGGGTGGATTTGTGGAGTACAGTGTTTTGTTGAGAAGactttaataataactatatttgtaTCTACATACTTGGGTGGATTTGTGGAATACAGTGTTTTGGTTACAAAGACTTTAATAATGACTATATTTGTATCTACATTCTCAAGTGGATTTGTGGAATACAGTGCTTTGGTTACAAAGactttaataataactatatttgtaTCTACATACTTGGGTGGATTTGTGGAATACAGTGTTTTGGTGACGAGACTTTaataatatctatatttgtATCTACATACTTTGGTGGATTTGTGGAATACAGTGTTTTGGTTACAAAGactttaataataactatatttgtaTCTACATACTTGGGTGGATTTGTGGAATAGTGTTTTGGTTACAGAGactttaataataactatatttgtaTCTACATACTCGGGTGGATTTGTGGAGTAGTGTTCTGGTTACAAagactttaataataattatatttgtatctACATTCTCAAGTGGATTTGTGGAATACAGTGTTCTGGTGACAAAGactttaataataactatatttgtaTCTACATACTTGGGTGGATTTGTGGAATAGTGTTTTGGTTACAAAGACTTTAATAAGACCTATATTTGTCTCTACATACTCAGGTGGATTTGTGGCGTACAGTGTTTTGGTGACGAGACTTGCATCGATGCGTCCCTTGTTGAGTCCACAGTGACCATGACGCGCGTGGTACTTGATTCCGTTGACATTCTTGTAGCGTTTTTTACAGCCTGGTACAGGACACAAGTA
Encoded here:
- the LOC121384988 gene encoding juxtaposed with another zinc finger protein 1-like; translation: MAVFLVNNCTFQGCGLTFTSLADLIQHIEETHIDSDPRLNEKREVQQPAAVALSYVLKFFTEAAKKDGGMVKKHIEPQSPALSLPCSTPTESEVDDEDIPTDDEDSVDSWAGSDEISPEFILSMMSNQHDRDGDKPYLCPVPGCKKRYKNVNGIKYHARHGHCGLNKGRIDASLVTKTLYATNPPEAKKSYKCFCNKSYKTLNGLRNHTAAHHPTELALNQITVPAQPVQFHTGVLPPGAIKTVAHKPTVEAFVLTTTAATAVSINAASMKHNSAADGSLKTVTVTTDKLNGTALTAKLTGSVQVISQAGSAISVAMTTNAVKVE